One window of the Trifolium pratense cultivar HEN17-A07 linkage group LG2, ARS_RC_1.1, whole genome shotgun sequence genome contains the following:
- the LOC123904097 gene encoding uncharacterized protein LOC123904097, with translation MECKTAKDMWTTLQTHHEGTSHIKETRIDIGVRKFELFEMSNSETIDQMYGRFTVIINELNSLGKKYTTHERIRKLLRCLPEEWRHIVTAITVAKDLKTMDLEDFIGSLKAHEAILQEKKPAKNKMIALESQVEENLKREIRCDEENHLQQDDEEEMAFLSRRIQKLMMRRNQIKRSFPPRRNEADLSQVKCYGCNQTGHYKNECPNLKQRKPPYKSMMATWDDLEEIPEEEEANVCLMTRTDFDEVNLEPCSSCMKTEKLFDNLLYDSQITAQKYDQLKIELTRIIQEKDEYKTKNKILEETLKKAQHDLDKVYKLKENLELKQSVSVLEKDITKCVKATETFENIIGVQQRVVDKDGIGSKTYQTIYDKNFLPKKDQKIKRLFCSFCHKHGHIRYFCFKKRSTHHVKDHSPDNLQNYFQKKSYKRSPHKKIPFKNTNHQGPKTLWVPKVLLNSNAGMSASSQEKAMVLGQWLLEAHDRRQTQLPFP, from the coding sequence ATGGAATGCAAGACGGCCAAAGATATGTGGACCACTCTTCAAACACACCATGAAGGAACCAGCCACATAAAAGAAACAAGGATTGACATAGGAGTAAGAAAGTTTGAACTGTTTGAAATGAGTAACAGTGAAACTATAGATCAAATGTATGGAAGGTTTACAGTTATCATAAATGAGCTAAATTCTCTTGGTAAAAAATATACCACACATGAGAGAATAAGAAAGCTACTAAGATGTCTACCAGAAGAATGGAGACACATAGTAACTGCAATAACTGTAGCAAAAGATCTCAAAACAATGGATCTGGAAGATTTCATTGGATCCttaaaagctcatgaagcaATACTTCAAGAAAAGAAACCAGCAAAGAACAAAATGATTGCTCTAGAATCACAAGTAGAAGAGAActtaaaaagagaaataagaTGTGATGAAGAGAATCATCTTCAACAAGACGATGAGGAAGAAATGGCTTTTCTCTCGAGAAGAATCCAAAAGctaatgatgagaagaaatcaaatcaaaagatCATTCCCACCAAGAAGAAATGAAGCTGACCTAAGCCAAGTAAAATGCTACGGATGCAATCAAACTGGAcattacaaaaatgaatgtccAAATCTAAAGCAAAGAAAACCTCCCTACAAATCTATGATGGCTACATGGGACGATCTAGAAGAAAtaccagaagaagaagaagcaaatgttTGCCTAATGACAAGAACTGACTTTGATGAGGTAAACCTTGAACCTTGTTCATCATGCATGAAAactgaaaaattatttgataatctcttatatGATTCACAAATTACTGCTCAAAAATATGATCAACTTAAAATTGAACTTACTAGAATAATTcaagaaaaagatgaatataaaactaaaaataaaattttagaagaAACTTTAAAAAAAGCTCAGCATGATCTAGATAaagtttataagttaaaagaaaaCTTAGAACTAAAACAAAGTGTTTCAGTTTTAGAAAAAGACATAACCAAATGTGTGAAAGCTActgaaacttttgaaaatattataggAGTTCAACAAAGAGTTGTTGATAAAGATGGAATAGGTTCTAAAACGTATCAAacaatttatgataaaaatttcTTACCTAAAAAggatcaaaaaataaaaagactattttgttCCTTCTGTCATAAACATGGACATATAAGATACTTTTGCTTTAAGAAAAGATCTACACACCATGTAAAAGATCATTCTCCAGATAATCTCcaaaactattttcaaaagaaatcatACAAAAGATCACCTCATAAGAAAATACCatttaaaaacactaaccaTCAAGGACCCAAAACACTATGGGTACCAAAAGTCTTACTAAACTCAAATGCAGGAATGTCTGCTAGCAGTCAAGAAAAAGCcatggtacttggacagtggcTGCTCGAGGCACATGACCGGAGACAGACACAGCTTCCTTTCCCTTGA